The following are from one region of the Nevskiales bacterium genome:
- a CDS encoding aspartate carbamoyltransferase catalytic subunit encodes MSDLQLDGQGRLRHLLTTEGLGSELVREILDTAESFLPVGAQAVKNVPLLRGRTIVNLFFEPSTRTRTTFELAAKRLSADVLNFQVEVSSKAKGEDDLDTLYTLQAMQVDMFVVRHRENGAAAKFARHAAPHVAILNAGDGTNAHPTQALLDAFTIRRHKPDFRSLKVAIVGDVLHSRVALSNIHCLKALGVGDIRVVAPPALMLENPQALGVRPFHDLAAGIRGADVVMTLRLQHERMHERKIESLEAYHAEYGLTRASLAPAAPDAIIMHPGPINRGVEIDEDVAYGPRSVILEQVTNGIAVRMAVMAMIIRNLEPTQ; translated from the coding sequence GTGAGCGACCTGCAACTCGACGGCCAGGGCCGCCTGCGCCACCTGCTCACCACCGAGGGCCTCGGCAGCGAGCTGGTGCGCGAAATCCTCGACACGGCCGAGTCCTTCCTGCCGGTGGGCGCCCAGGCGGTGAAGAACGTGCCGCTGCTGCGCGGCCGCACGATCGTCAACCTGTTCTTCGAGCCGAGCACACGCACCCGCACAACCTTCGAGCTGGCGGCCAAGCGGCTGTCGGCCGACGTGCTGAATTTTCAGGTCGAAGTTTCGTCCAAGGCCAAAGGCGAGGACGACCTCGACACCCTCTACACCCTGCAGGCCATGCAGGTGGACATGTTCGTCGTGCGCCACCGGGAGAACGGCGCCGCTGCCAAGTTCGCGCGGCACGCGGCACCCCATGTCGCCATCCTCAACGCCGGTGACGGCACCAACGCCCATCCCACGCAGGCACTGCTGGACGCCTTCACCATCCGTCGCCACAAGCCGGACTTCCGCAGCCTGAAGGTGGCCATCGTCGGCGACGTGCTGCACTCGCGCGTGGCGCTGTCCAACATCCATTGCCTCAAGGCGCTGGGCGTCGGCGACATCCGCGTCGTCGCACCGCCGGCACTGATGCTGGAGAATCCGCAGGCCCTTGGCGTCAGGCCCTTCCACGATCTGGCCGCCGGCATCCGCGGGGCCGACGTGGTCATGACCCTGCGCCTGCAGCACGAGCGCATGCACGAGCGCAAGATCGAGAGCCTGGAGGCCTATCACGCCGAGTACGGGCTGACGCGCGCCAGCCTGGCGCCGGCGGCGCCGGACGCGATCATCATGCACCCCGGGCCCATCAACCGTGGCGTGGAAATCGACGAGGACGTGGCCTACGGCCCGCGTTCTGTGATCCTGGAGCAGGTCACCAACGGCATCGCCGTGCGCATGGCGGTGATGGCGATGATCATCCGGAACCTCGAACCGACTCAATAA
- a CDS encoding PilT/PilU family type 4a pilus ATPase has product MNISPFLKVALKLAVDKNASDVYLSSGAPIVVKIEGDHHPVGGPKDILTPEIMEQVAAGLLSEDQKAFFKKNLEIDLPLHVPEVGRFRVNVFRQRGSCAVVMRIVKDVPSFASLGLPPVLQDLIMLKRGLILMVGATGSGKSTTLAAMIDHRNENITGHILTIEDPIEFYYRNKKSIINQRQIGHDTHSYMNAIRSAVREAPDVILVGEARDRETMEAVITLASTGHLAISTLHANNSYQTLQRIISMFPDDMREQLLQDLSINLRAIISQRLVKGKDGRRVAAVEVMLNTPYIAELILKGEIGSIKEQMEESSDRGMQTFDTALTQLYREGRIDLETALSNADSRANLESKMSFG; this is encoded by the coding sequence ATGAACATCAGCCCGTTCCTGAAGGTCGCACTCAAGCTGGCGGTGGACAAGAACGCCTCCGACGTCTATCTCAGCTCGGGTGCGCCGATCGTGGTCAAGATCGAAGGCGATCACCATCCGGTGGGCGGCCCCAAGGACATCCTCACGCCCGAGATCATGGAGCAGGTCGCCGCGGGCCTGCTGAGCGAGGATCAGAAAGCCTTCTTCAAGAAGAACCTCGAGATCGACCTGCCCTTGCACGTCCCCGAGGTGGGGCGTTTCCGCGTCAACGTGTTTCGCCAGCGTGGCAGCTGCGCAGTGGTCATGCGCATCGTCAAGGACGTGCCGAGCTTCGCCTCGCTCGGGCTGCCGCCGGTGCTGCAGGACCTGATCATGCTCAAGCGAGGTCTGATCCTGATGGTCGGCGCCACCGGCTCGGGCAAGTCCACCACGCTGGCGGCGATGATCGACCATCGCAACGAGAACATCACCGGTCATATCCTCACCATCGAGGATCCGATCGAGTTCTACTACCGCAACAAGAAATCCATCATCAACCAGCGCCAGATCGGGCACGACACGCACTCGTACATGAATGCGATCCGCAGCGCGGTACGCGAGGCCCCGGACGTGATCCTGGTGGGCGAGGCGCGTGACCGCGAGACCATGGAGGCGGTGATCACGCTGGCCAGCACCGGCCACCTCGCGATCTCCACGCTGCACGCCAACAACAGCTACCAGACTCTGCAGCGCATCATCAGTATGTTCCCGGACGACATGCGCGAGCAGCTGCTGCAGGATCTGTCCATCAATCTGCGCGCGATCATCTCCCAGCGGCTGGTCAAGGGCAAAGACGGGCGGCGCGTGGCCGCGGTCGAGGTGATGCTGAACACGCCGTACATCGCCGAGCTGATTCTCAAGGGCGAGATCGGCTCGATCAAGGAACAGATGGAGGAAAGCTCGGACCGCGGCATGCAGACCTTCGACACTGCGCTGACCCAGCTCTACCGCGAGGGCCGCATCGACCTGGAGACCGCGCTGTCCAACGCCGACTCGCGCGCGAATCTGGAAAGCAAGATGAGCTTCGGTTGA
- a CDS encoding PilT/PilU family type 4a pilus ATPase has product MERDQAIRLVQELLRRLKQQNGSDLFITAGFPPALKVDGLVTKAMDQPLTAEQSAVMVRALMNDRQIKEFEATNECNFAISPRDIGRFRVSAFVQQGRVGAVLRVITTEIPTFEQLQLPRILQKIVMEKRGICLVVGATGSGKSTTLAAMIGYRNENSRGHIISIEDPIEYVHPHKNCLITQREVGVDTDSWEVALKNTLRQAPDVILIGEIRTRETMEHAINFAETGHLVLATLHANSSNQAMDRIINFFPEDKRQQLLMDLSLNMKAIISQRLIRRENGGRIAAMEIMINTPLMADLIFKGEVPKMKELMARSTEQGMQTFDQCLFNMFESGLISYDEAIRNADSQNELRLRVKLESKRASRELEDDVVRKMSLQPDDKDTNVIRR; this is encoded by the coding sequence ATGGAACGCGATCAGGCAATACGGCTGGTGCAGGAACTGCTGCGCCGTCTCAAGCAGCAGAACGGCTCGGACCTGTTCATCACGGCCGGTTTCCCGCCGGCGCTCAAGGTGGACGGCCTGGTGACCAAGGCCATGGACCAGCCGTTGACGGCAGAGCAGTCGGCCGTGATGGTGCGTGCGTTGATGAACGACCGCCAGATCAAGGAATTCGAGGCCACCAACGAATGCAACTTTGCCATCTCGCCGCGCGACATCGGCCGTTTCCGAGTCAGCGCATTCGTACAGCAGGGGCGCGTCGGTGCCGTGCTGCGCGTGATCACCACCGAGATCCCGACCTTCGAGCAGCTGCAGCTGCCGCGCATCCTGCAGAAGATCGTGATGGAAAAACGCGGTATCTGTCTGGTGGTGGGCGCGACCGGCTCGGGCAAATCCACCACGCTGGCGGCGATGATCGGCTACCGCAACGAGAATTCGAGAGGACACATCATCAGTATCGAGGATCCGATCGAATACGTGCATCCGCACAAGAATTGTCTGATCACCCAGCGTGAAGTCGGCGTGGACACCGACAGCTGGGAAGTGGCACTGAAGAACACTCTGCGCCAGGCCCCGGACGTGATTCTGATCGGCGAAATCCGCACGCGCGAGACCATGGAGCACGCCATCAACTTCGCCGAAACCGGCCACCTGGTGCTCGCGACCCTGCATGCCAACAGCTCCAACCAGGCCATGGACCGCATCATCAACTTTTTTCCGGAAGACAAGCGTCAGCAGTTGCTGATGGACCTGTCCCTGAACATGAAGGCGATCATCTCGCAGCGCCTGATCCGGCGCGAGAACGGTGGCCGTATCGCCGCGATGGAGATCATGATCAATACCCCGCTGATGGCCGACCTGATCTTCAAGGGTGAGGTGCCCAAGATGAAGGAGCTCATGGCGCGCTCGACCGAACAGGGCATGCAGACCTTCGACCAGTGCCTGTTCAACATGTTCGAGTCCGGTCTGATCAGCTACGACGAGGCCATCCGGAACGCGGACTCGCAGAACGAACTGCGCCTGCGCGTCAAGCTGGAAAGCAAGCGCGCCAGCCGGGAGCTCGAGGACGACGTGGTGCGCAAGATGTCCCTGCAGCCGGACGATAAAGACACCAACGTGATCCGGCGCTGA
- a CDS encoding type IV pilus twitching motility protein PilT, whose amino-acid sequence MDIAQLLTFSVKQGASDLHLSAGLPPMIRVDGDVRRINLPAMEHKEVYDLIYDIMNDKQRKDFEEFLETDFSFEIPGLARFRVNAFNHNRGAGGVFRTIPSKVLTLEQLNCPPVFKNFCDLPRGIVLVTGPTGSGKSTTLAAMINHINENEYGHILTVEDPIEFVHESKKCLINQREVHRDTLGFNEALRSALREDPDTILVGEMRDLETIRLALTAAETGHLVFGTLHTSSAAKTIDRVVDVFPAAEKDMIRAMLSESLQAVISQTLLKKKGGGRIAAHEIMVGTPAIRNLIRENKVAQMYSAIQTGQKYGMQTLDQCLQDLVRKGLVAPEQARIYMVAKEAT is encoded by the coding sequence ATGGACATCGCGCAACTCCTTACCTTCAGCGTCAAGCAAGGCGCGTCCGACCTGCATCTGTCTGCGGGTCTGCCGCCCATGATTCGCGTGGATGGCGACGTGCGCCGCATCAACCTGCCGGCCATGGAGCACAAGGAGGTGTACGACCTCATCTACGACATCATGAACGACAAGCAGCGCAAGGACTTCGAGGAGTTCCTCGAGACCGACTTTTCGTTCGAGATCCCGGGTCTGGCGCGCTTCCGCGTCAACGCCTTCAACCACAATCGCGGTGCGGGCGGGGTGTTCCGCACCATTCCGTCCAAGGTGCTGACGCTGGAGCAGCTCAACTGCCCGCCGGTGTTCAAGAACTTCTGCGACCTGCCGCGCGGCATCGTGCTGGTGACCGGCCCGACCGGTTCGGGCAAATCCACCACGCTGGCGGCGATGATCAACCACATCAACGAAAACGAGTACGGGCACATCCTCACCGTCGAGGACCCGATCGAGTTCGTGCACGAATCCAAGAAGTGTCTGATCAACCAGCGCGAGGTGCACCGTGACACGCTGGGCTTCAACGAGGCGCTGCGCTCGGCGCTGCGCGAGGATCCGGACACCATCCTGGTCGGCGAGATGCGCGACCTGGAGACCATCCGCCTGGCGCTGACGGCCGCCGAGACCGGCCACCTGGTGTTCGGCACGCTGCACACCTCCAGCGCGGCCAAGACCATCGATCGCGTCGTGGATGTGTTCCCGGCGGCGGAGAAGGACATGATCCGTGCCATGTTGTCGGAATCGCTGCAGGCGGTGATCTCGCAGACCCTGCTCAAGAAGAAGGGCGGCGGCCGCATCGCCGCGCACGAGATCATGGTCGGCACGCCGGCCATCCGCAACCTGATCCGCGAGAACAAGGTGGCGCAGATGTATTCGGCCATCCAGACTGGCCAGAAGTACGGCATGCAGACACTGGACCAGTGTCTGCAGGACCTGGTGCGCAAGGGCCTGGTGGCGCCCGAGCAGGCCAGGATCTACATGGTTGCCAAGGAAGCCACCTGA
- a CDS encoding YggS family pyridoxal phosphate-dependent enzyme yields MTDIAARLGQVRARIEEVARACGRDPGTIRLVAVSKTHRVEVVRAAAAAGQREFGENQLQEALPKIAATSDLGLVWHFIGPLQSNKTRGVAEHFDWVHSIDRLRIAERLSTQRPAVLPPLQVCIQVNTSGEASKSGVPSAEALALARAVATLPRLRLRGVMAIPQPEADATRQLEACLAVRAVFEQLRTAGLELDTLSLGMSADLEAAVQAGSTLLRIGTDIFGARG; encoded by the coding sequence ATGACAGATATCGCCGCCAGGCTCGGCCAAGTCCGCGCCCGCATTGAAGAAGTTGCCCGCGCCTGCGGTCGCGACCCGGGCACGATCCGGCTGGTGGCGGTGAGCAAGACCCACCGCGTCGAGGTCGTGCGCGCCGCCGCGGCGGCCGGCCAGCGCGAGTTCGGCGAGAACCAGCTGCAGGAGGCGCTGCCCAAGATCGCCGCCACGTCGGATCTCGGGCTGGTCTGGCATTTCATCGGCCCGCTGCAGTCCAACAAGACCCGTGGCGTAGCCGAGCATTTCGACTGGGTGCACTCGATCGACCGGCTCAGGATCGCCGAGCGCCTGAGCACGCAGCGGCCGGCGGTGCTGCCGCCGCTGCAGGTCTGCATCCAGGTCAACACCAGCGGCGAGGCCAGCAAGTCGGGCGTGCCGTCCGCTGAGGCGCTGGCGCTGGCGCGGGCAGTCGCGACGCTGCCGCGGCTGCGGCTGCGCGGCGTCATGGCCATCCCGCAGCCGGAGGCGGACGCGACCCGGCAGCTGGAGGCCTGCCTGGCGGTGCGCGCGGTGTTCGAGCAGCTGCGCACGGCCGGCCTGGAACTGGATACACTCTCGCTCGGCATGTCGGCCGACCTCGAGGCCGCGGTGCAGGCCGGCTCCACCCTGCTGCGCATCGGCACCGATATTTTCGGCGCACGCGGCTGA
- the rpiA gene encoding ribose-5-phosphate isomerase RpiA, whose amino-acid sequence MDKEALKRQAAAAALAYVEDDQIIGVGTGSTVNHFIELLGPRKHRIRGAVSSSEASTRRLRALGIEVLELNNTGPIPVYVDGADEADPHLRLIKGGGGALTREKVIAAASARFVCIVDESKCVNVLGKFPLPVEVIPMARSYVARELVKLGGQPEWRENFVTDNGNAILDVHLLDITDPVKLEDRINGIAGVVTVGLFARRPADVLLIAGAGGVKTVKRS is encoded by the coding sequence ATGGACAAAGAAGCCCTCAAGCGCCAGGCCGCGGCGGCGGCGCTGGCCTACGTCGAGGACGACCAGATCATCGGCGTCGGCACCGGCTCGACCGTCAATCACTTCATCGAGCTGCTGGGCCCGCGCAAGCACCGCATCCGCGGTGCGGTGTCGAGCTCGGAGGCCTCGACCCGGAGACTCAGGGCGCTCGGCATCGAGGTGCTGGAGCTGAACAACACCGGACCGATTCCGGTGTATGTGGATGGCGCCGACGAGGCCGACCCGCACCTGCGCCTGATCAAAGGCGGTGGCGGCGCGCTGACGCGCGAGAAGGTCATCGCCGCCGCCAGCGCGCGCTTCGTCTGCATCGTGGACGAATCGAAGTGCGTGAACGTGCTCGGCAAGTTCCCGCTGCCGGTGGAAGTCATCCCGATGGCGCGCAGCTATGTCGCGCGCGAGCTGGTCAAGCTCGGCGGCCAACCGGAATGGCGCGAGAACTTCGTCACCGACAACGGCAACGCCATCCTCGACGTGCACCTGCTCGACATCACCGACCCGGTCAAGCTGGAAGACCGCATCAACGGCATCGCCGGCGTGGTCACGGTCGGGTTGTTCGCCAGGCGTCCGGCGGATGTGCTGCTGATCGCTGGCGCGGGCGGGGTGAAGACGGTCAAACGATCGTAA
- the rpsI gene encoding 30S ribosomal protein S9, whose amino-acid sequence MAQTQNYGTGRRKTATARVFLKPGKGQITINSKSLADYFGRETSRMMVRQPLEVVDSLNRFDILVTVEGGGPSGQAGAIRHGITRALIEYDATLRAPLRAAGFVTRDAREVERKKVGLHKARRGTQYSKR is encoded by the coding sequence ATGGCGCAGACCCAGAACTACGGCACCGGCCGGCGCAAGACCGCCACCGCCCGCGTGTTCCTCAAGCCCGGCAAGGGCCAGATCACCATCAACAGCAAGTCGCTGGCCGACTACTTCGGCCGCGAGACCTCGCGCATGATGGTGCGCCAGCCGCTGGAAGTGGTGGACTCGCTCAACCGCTTCGACATCCTGGTGACGGTCGAAGGCGGCGGCCCGAGCGGCCAGGCCGGCGCCATCCGGCACGGCATCACCCGCGCCCTGATCGAATACGATGCCACCCTGCGCGCGCCGCTGCGCGCTGCCGGCTTCGTGACCCGTGACGCGCGCGAGGTCGAGCGCAAGAAGGTCGGCCTGCACAAGGCCCGCCGCGGCACGCAGTACTCCAAGCGCTAG
- the rplM gene encoding 50S ribosomal protein L13, translating to MKTYSAKPGAVKGDWYLVDASGKTLGRLASELATRLRGKHKPEYTPHVDTGDFLVVINAAKVRVTGNKLLAKTYHRHSGKPGELKTITLRDQLQQQPERALEIAVKGMLPKNPLGRAMFKKLKVYGGAEHPHAAQQPKPLDLRA from the coding sequence ATGAAGACCTATTCCGCCAAGCCCGGCGCCGTGAAGGGCGACTGGTACCTGGTCGATGCCAGTGGCAAGACCCTGGGCCGCCTGGCCTCCGAGCTGGCCACCCGCCTGCGCGGCAAGCACAAGCCCGAGTACACGCCGCACGTGGACACCGGCGACTTCCTGGTCGTGATCAACGCCGCCAAGGTGCGCGTGACCGGCAACAAGCTGCTCGCCAAGACCTACCACCGCCACAGCGGCAAGCCCGGCGAGCTCAAGACCATCACCCTGCGCGACCAGCTGCAGCAGCAGCCGGAGCGCGCGCTGGAGATCGCAGTCAAGGGCATGCTGCCGAAGAACCCACTGGGCCGCGCCATGTTCAAGAAGCTGAAGGTGTACGGCGGCGCCGAGCACCCGCACGCCGCGCAGCAGCCCAAGCCCCTGGACCTCCGGGCCTGA
- a CDS encoding NAD(P)H-dependent oxidoreductase subunit E — MSHYQRHVFFCCNLRTDGRTCCEQHGASRVRDYCKQRIKALGLAGPGKIRINQAGCLDRCELGPVLVVYPEAVWYSYVDEQDIDEIIDRHLIGGEPVDRLRI; from the coding sequence GTGAGCCATTACCAGCGCCACGTTTTTTTCTGCTGCAACCTGCGCACGGACGGCCGCACCTGCTGCGAGCAGCACGGCGCCAGCCGGGTGCGCGACTACTGCAAGCAGCGCATCAAGGCGCTGGGCCTGGCCGGGCCCGGCAAGATCCGCATCAACCAGGCCGGCTGCCTGGACCGTTGCGAGCTGGGGCCGGTCCTGGTCGTGTATCCGGAGGCGGTCTGGTACAGCTATGTGGACGAGCAGGACATCGACGAAATCATCGACCGGCACCTGATCGGCGGGGAGCCGGTCGATCGCCTGCGAATCTAG
- a CDS encoding (Fe-S)-binding protein has product MARDADTRFPLADADLCVKCGLCLPHCPTYRLSRDEGDSPRGRIALMQGLATGLIGPGARLEAHLDGCLTCRSCEAVCPAQVPYGRLIDAGRAELARLRPARSRLTRILGTVLANRALRRGIGWLLWLYRASRLQALVRRLHLLGAGPLARLESLLPSLPAPLGWKAFYPAIGTRQGAVTLFVGCVGELAERQALADGITLLTRLGYEVRVPPAQTCCGALHLHNGLPAQARDLARRNLAALADDSVAVVGSSSGCTATLREYAELLPAAADFGRRVEDIGVFLTHAQGWERLRFRPLALTVAVHEPCTLRNVLKGAGAAHALLARIPGLRLRPLAYGTGCCGAAGSYFLTQADTADRLAADMLASVMADPPDALVSSNVGCALHLSARLRRDGRPLPVLHPVSLLVRQLEPGRAAGS; this is encoded by the coding sequence TTGGCCCGCGATGCCGACACCCGCTTCCCGCTGGCCGATGCCGACCTCTGCGTCAAATGCGGCCTGTGCCTGCCGCACTGCCCCACCTACCGCCTGAGCCGGGACGAGGGCGATTCGCCGCGCGGCCGCATCGCGCTGATGCAGGGGCTGGCCACCGGCCTGATCGGACCGGGCGCGCGGCTGGAGGCACACCTCGACGGCTGCCTGACCTGCCGCAGCTGCGAGGCCGTATGCCCGGCGCAGGTTCCCTATGGCCGTCTGATCGACGCCGGTCGTGCGGAACTGGCGCGCCTTCGCCCGGCCCGCAGCCGTCTGACCCGTATTCTGGGCACCGTGCTCGCAAACCGCGCACTGCGCCGCGGCATCGGCTGGCTGCTGTGGCTGTATCGGGCCAGCCGCCTGCAAGCCCTGGTGCGGCGCCTGCACCTGCTCGGCGCAGGCCCGCTGGCGCGGCTGGAATCCCTGCTGCCGTCGCTGCCCGCCCCGCTGGGCTGGAAGGCTTTTTATCCCGCCATCGGCACGCGCCAGGGGGCGGTCACGCTATTCGTCGGCTGCGTCGGCGAGCTGGCCGAGCGCCAGGCGCTGGCCGACGGCATCACGCTGCTGACGCGGCTCGGTTACGAGGTGCGCGTGCCGCCAGCGCAGACCTGCTGCGGCGCGCTGCACCTGCACAACGGCCTGCCGGCGCAGGCGCGCGATCTGGCCCGGCGCAACCTCGCGGCGCTGGCCGATGACAGCGTGGCCGTGGTCGGCAGCTCCAGCGGCTGCACCGCCACGCTGCGGGAGTATGCGGAACTCTTGCCGGCAGCCGCGGATTTCGGGCGCCGTGTCGAGGATATCGGCGTGTTCCTGACCCATGCGCAGGGCTGGGAACGCTTGCGCTTCCGTCCGCTGGCGCTGACCGTGGCGGTGCACGAGCCCTGCACCCTGCGCAATGTGCTCAAGGGCGCGGGCGCGGCCCATGCCCTGCTGGCGCGCATACCCGGGCTGCGCCTGCGTCCGCTGGCGTACGGCACCGGTTGCTGCGGTGCGGCCGGCAGTTACTTCCTGACCCAGGCGGACACCGCCGACCGGCTGGCCGCAGACATGCTGGCAAGCGTCATGGCCGATCCGCCCGATGCGCTGGTGAGTTCGAACGTGGGTTGCGCGCTGCATCTGTCGGCGCGGCTGCGCCGGGACGGGCGGCCGCTGCCGGTGCTGCACCCGGTCAGCCTGCTGGTTCGGCAGTTGGAACCAGGTCGGGCGGCGGGTTCCTGA
- the lptE gene encoding LPS assembly lipoprotein LptE: MTFNLPTAGRVRRLLPALFTAFLLAGCGFALKGSRPLPPELAVVYLDYRANRYETIQSRLEEVLRVQLKRRGAQVVDSAAAAPGHLKVHALYERLRVLSIGPTGKAIEYEIETTVEFDYSVDGQLRVPRQSLTALREFSFDETRVLAKEAERRQLQREMQEELAGLILLRIDAALRNPPPDLVPTAEPAG, encoded by the coding sequence ATGACCTTTAACCTGCCCACGGCCGGCCGAGTGCGGCGACTGCTGCCCGCGCTCTTTACCGCATTTCTGCTGGCCGGCTGCGGCTTTGCGCTCAAGGGCAGTCGCCCGCTGCCGCCGGAGCTGGCGGTGGTGTACCTGGACTACCGCGCCAACCGTTACGAGACGATTCAGTCACGGCTCGAGGAAGTCTTGCGCGTGCAGCTCAAGCGCCGCGGCGCGCAGGTGGTCGACAGCGCGGCCGCAGCACCCGGCCACCTCAAGGTGCACGCACTGTACGAGAGGCTGCGGGTGCTCTCCATCGGGCCGACCGGCAAGGCGATCGAGTACGAGATCGAGACGACGGTCGAGTTCGACTACAGCGTGGACGGGCAGCTGCGCGTGCCGCGCCAGTCGCTGACTGCGCTGCGTGAGTTCAGCTTCGACGAGACGCGCGTGCTGGCCAAGGAAGCCGAGCGCCGGCAGCTGCAGCGCGAGATGCAGGAGGAACTGGCCGGCCTGATCCTGCTGCGGATCGACGCCGCCCTCAGGAACCCGCCGCCCGACCTGGTTCCAACTGCCGAACCAGCAGGCTGA